The DNA region TATAAAGCTTAATGTTTCTCCAAAAAATACAACGCAAAATTTTTTCTCTTTAACCCACTTTGGATAAAGCATACTAAAGATAAGAGGCTGGGGATAAACGCTTTCTTTTTTGTCTAAATTTTTAATATGTGTTAAGAAAATATGAGCGTTTTCATTTTCCCTAAAAACACTCATTTGATATTCAAAAGCATTATTTAAATGAAGCTCCTCCACGACACTTTCAAACAATACATCATTTTCTAACCGCCCATTTTTCTTCGCATAAAAAAGCTTGTCAAACTCTATAAATTCACGCTTTTTATTCTTCATACTCTAGCATTTTTTTTAGAAAATTTTCATCTTTTTGCCAAGCCTTTTTTACCACAACAAAGAGTTTTAAAAGCACCTTTTTTTGCGTTAAATTTTCTATCTTAATCCTTGCTTTTTGCCCTATTCTTCTAAGAGTCGCTCCCTCTTTTCCTATAATCATTGCTTTGTGAGAATTTGTGTCGGTGATAATTTGTGCGTGGATAATAAGAAGATGTGGCTTTTCTTTTACATTTTGCATTAAAATCTCACTACAATAAGGCAGCTCGTCGCTTAAATTTTCATACAAACTCTCTAAAATAAAATCTCTAAAAAGCTCTTTTTCGCTACTTGGCGTTAGAAATTCGCTATCATAAAAATGTGTGTGAGAAGGAAGAAGTTTTACAATTTCATCTAAAAGGGCTTTTTTATAACTTTTTTGCTTACAAGAATAAGGCAAAATAGCCTGAAAATCTCCGCTAAATTTCGCATATTCGCTTAATTTTTGAAGCACTTCCTCATTTTTAGCTAAATCGACCTTATTTAGCACGACAATGTGCGGAATTTGCGGCTTTAAAGCAAGGAATTTTTCATAATCACTTATTTCATCAAAAATACTCGCCACAAAAACGATGACATCACAATCTTTCATAGCCTTTAACGCACTTTGGATTAAAAGCTGATTAAAAGAAGTTTTGCTTTCGTGAAGACCGGGCGTATCGATGAAAATGAGCTGATTATCTCCTTGCATTACTATGGCTTTGATTTTGCGTCTTGTAGCGTTTTGTTTGTGAGAAACAAGGGCGATTTTTTCCTCAAGTAAGGAATTAATCAGTGTGCTTTTACCTGCATTTGTGCGACCTATGAGGCTTATAAAGCCACTTTTCACAAAATATACCTCGCTAAATCTTTATTTTCTACAATAGAGCTTAATTTTTCTTCAACCATCTTTTTATCCACAATGAAGCTTTTACCAGCATACTCATCAGCCTCAAAACTTAAGTCCTCAAGTAATTTTTCTATTACCGTATGCAGTCTTCTAGCACCTATATCTTGCATTTCTTCATTGGCTCTTGAAGCGATTTTAGCGATCTCTCTTATAGCCTCATCGTCAAATTCTAAGCTTAAATCCTCCGTTTTTAAAAGCTCTACATATTGCTTTAAAAGGGAGTTTTTAGGACGGGTTAAAATGGCATATAAAGCCTCATCATCAAGGCTATCAAGCTCCACTCTTAAAGGAAAGCGTCCTTGAAGTTCTGGGATTAAGTCGCTTGGTTTGCTAAGATGAAAAGCCCCCGCAGCGATGAAAAGAATATGATCGGTTTTTACAATTCCTAGCTTAGTTTGCACACTTGAGCCTTCTACTATGGGAAGTAAGTCCCTTTGAACGCCCTCTTTACTAGGGTCTTGACGATTAGAATTTCCGCTTGAAACGGCGATTTTATCTATCTCATCGATAAAGATAATCCCCTCATTTTCCACACGCCTTAAAGCCTCACTTTTAATGTTTTCTGTGTCTAAAATTTTATCACTTGCCTCGCTTTTAAGGGTATTTCTAGCGTCTTTGATTTTCATCTCTTTTTTGACTTTTTTACTGCCTACGCCTATGACTTTTACCATATCTTGCATTGCACTCATTTCAGGGGGGAGATTAGGATTAGTATCGAACATATTTTGCGAAATTTCAAGCTCGATAACACTTTCATCTAAGTCCCCATTTTTAAGCTTTGTTCGCATTTTTTCAAGGCTGTTTTGATACTCTTCTTGTTTTTCCTCACTCACGCCTTTAGGAAGAGGCGGTAAAAGCTTTTCTAAAATTTTATCTTCAATATAAGCTTCGATTTTATCTTGATTTTTCTCTCTTTGCTCGTTTTTGACTAAATTTAAAGCCGCATTTGCTAGGTCTCTTACCATACTTTCGACATCACGCCCTACAAAGCCCACTTCTGTATATTTACTCGCTTCGATTTTGATGAAGGGAAAGCCCATCATCTTAGCTAAACGCCTCGCGATCTCCGTTTTACCCACGCCCGTTGAGCCTATCATTAAAATATTTTTAGGCATAATGTCATCTTGAAGTTCGGGGCTTAGTCTCATTCTGCGGTAGCGGTTTCTTAGGGCTATGGCGATGATTTTTTTCGCCTTTTTCTGCCCTATGACATAATCATCTAAAAATTTAACAATTTCTTTAGGGGTTAAATTCATTTTTCATCCTCAATTACATAAGTTTTAATGTTTGTATTTGTATAAACACAAATTTCACCTGCGATTTGAAGGCTTGATTTGACAAGTTCTTCTTCGTCTAAATTTTGTGCGTGTTTTTTTAAAGCCCTTGCCGCTGAAAGTGCGTAATTTCCCCCACTTCCTATGGCTGCAATTTGATTATCCTCAGGTTCTAAAACATCACCCGTGCCAGAAAGTAAAAAAATGTGCTTTCTATCAAGCACGAGCATCATAGCTTCAAGCTTTCTTAAATACTTATCCTTACGCCACTCTTTAGAAAAATCAATCGCCGCTTTAAGCAAGTCGCCCTTAGAGCTTTGGAGCAAATTTTCAAACATATCAAAGAGATTAAAGGCGTCCGCCGTGCTACCTGCAAAACCTGCCAAAACCTTGCCATTGTTTAATTTACGGATTTTGACGGCATTGCCTTTCATTACCGTATTCCCAAGGCTTACTTGTCCATCGCCACCGATGACGGATTTATTTTTACCCTTATAAGCTAATATCGTTGTAGCGTGAAACATTACTCCGCCTTAACTTCAATTTTAAATTCCGCGTGGATAGCGTGTCCTAGCTTTACGCTTATGTTGTGAATACCTAGCGTTTTAATCATTTCACATTCTAGGCTTTTTTTATCTAGCTCTATATTTTTTTGCTCTTTTAAAGCAAGAGCAATGTCCTCTTTCGTAACCCCGCCAAATAAAGACCCATTTGCCCCCACAGGTTTTGAAATTTCAAGTGTGATTTTAGAAAGCTCATTTTTAAGCTTTTCTAAATTCGCAAGCTCAAAACGCAAATTTTCCGCTTCTTTTTTCTTATCGCTTTCATATTTTCTTAAAACTTCATTTGTAGCGGCTTTAGCAAAACCTTTAGCGATGAGAAAATTCTGCCCATAGCCGTCCTTGACTTCCTTGACCTCTCCAGCCTTACCTAAACTTTTAACATCTTTGATTAATAATACCTTCATCACTTTTCCTTAACAAATAAATGAATTTTAACGCAAATTTATAAACAACTTTAAAAATCACAAGCTGGAACGCTTTTTGCTAAATTTCATCAAAGTTTAAATGAAGGCAAAAAAATGTTTAATGATAAGGTCATTTTAATCACAGGTGGCACAGGCTCTTTTGGCAAGACTTATACTAAAGTTTTATTACAAAATTATAAGCCTAAGAAAATCATCATTTATTCACGCGATGAACTAAAGCAATTTGAAATGGCAAGTGTGTTTAACGCCCCTTGTATGCGTTACTTCATCGGCGATGTAAGGGATAAAGAAAGGCTTAAAAAAGCGACTAAAGATGTCGATTTTATCATACACGCTGCGGCGATGAAACATGTGCCAATAGCTGAATATAACCCTATGGAGTGCATTAAAACTAATATCCACGGCGCACAAAATGTTATTGATGCTTGTTTTGAAAATGGCGTGAAAAAGTGCATAGCCCTAAGCACGGATAAGGCTTGTAATCCTGTAAATTTATACGGAGCGACTAAGTTAGCTAGCGATAAACTCTTTGTCGCGGCAAATAATATGGCAGGGGAGAATCACACACGCTTTAGCGTTACAAGGTATGGTAATGTCGTAGGTTCAAGGGGTTCTGTGGTGCCGTTTTTTAAAAAACTCATTAATGAGGGTGCGAGTGAGCTTCCCATCACAGATGTTAGAATGACGCGTTTTTGGATAAGCCTTGAAAATGGTGTGAAATTTGTGCTTGAAAATTTTAAGGCTATGCACGGCGGCGAAATTTTTATCCCTAAAATCCCCTCGATGAAAATCACCGACCTAGCCCACGCCCTAGCACCCAAATTAAAGCATAAAATTATAGGCATTAGAGCGGGGGAAAAATTACACGAAATTATGATTTCAAGTGATGATAGCCACCTAACTTATGAGTTTGAAAACTACTATGCCATAAGCCCTAGCATTAAATTTATCGACACGCACACGGATTTTAGTGTCAATGCTTTAGGCGAAAAGGGGCAAAAAGTGCCAAATGGCTTTTCTTATAGCTCGGATAATAATCCTTTATGGGCGAGTGAAAAAGAGCTTTTAGACATCATTAATGAGGGGTTTTAATGCTATCTTATTCTCATCAAAACATTACCCAAGATGATATTGAAGTCGTTGTAAGAGCCCTAAAAGAAGACTTTTTAACCTGCGGAGCTAAGGTAGAGGAATTTGAAAAAGCCTTAGCAAAATATGTAGGCGTAAAAGCCGCTTGTGTGGTAAATTCCGCCACTTCGGCACTGCATTTAGCCTATCTTGCTTTAAATGTTAAGGGCAAAATTGTTCTTACCACGCCTCTTACTTTCATCGCCACTTCCAATGCGGCTTTAATGGCAGGAGCTAAGGTGGAATTCATCGACATAGGCACGGACGGCAATATTGACGCTAAAAAGCTAAGAGCTAGGCTTGAAAAAGGAAGTGAAAATATCGCTGCTGTGGCGGTGGTGGATTTTGCAGGGCAAAGTGTAGAGATAGATGAAATTTCCGCACTTTGTGAGGAATTTAAACTCCCCTTGCTTGATGACGCTTCTCACGCCTTAGGGGCGGAATTTCGCGGTAAAAAAGTCGGCTCTTTCGCAAGTTTGAGTGTGTTTTCCTTTCACCCTGTAAAGCCCATTACAACCTTTGAGGGCGGGGCTGTGGTGAGTGATGATGAGGAATTAATTGAGCATATTAAAAGGCTAAGAAGTCATAGCATTATAAAAAAAAGGCTGTGGGATAGCGATAGTTTCGAGCTTGGCTTTAATTACCGCTTAAGTGATGTCGCTTGTGCTTTAGGGATTAATCAGCTTAAAAAGCTTGATGTGAATTTAGCAAAAAGAGAGCAAATCGCCGCTTTTTACGATAAGGAATTTGAGAAAAATCCCTATTTCTCCACGCTTAAAATCCCTGCTTATAAAAAAAGCTCAAGACATCTTTATCCTATACTTTTATATCCTGAGTTTTGGTGTCAAAAAGAAGAGATTTTTAAAGCACTTTTAAAGCGTGAAATAGGCGTTCAAGTGCATTATAAACCTACTTATGAATTTAGTTTTTATAAAAAAGAGCTTCCAAATTTACGCCTTGAAAATGCGGATAATTTTTATAAAGCCGAGCTTTCTATTCCTTGTCATCAAGAAATGAGTTTAGAACAAGCAAAATTCGTCAAAGAAAGCCTTTTTGAAGTGCTTGAAAATGGGGGATATTGTGGATAGTTTAGATTTTCGCTCCGCCTCCTTTTCAAAGACTTCAAAGGCTCTTTATGCCTTAGCTACAAGACTTTTTCCAATATGGCGTTCTATCACAGGTGAGGGTTTTAGGGCTAGTCTTGAAATTTTAAAAAAAGAATTTGAAAACACGGGGGGGGGGGGGGGGGTAAGCCCATTTCAAATTCACGCCCTAGCCTCTGGAAGTAAAGTTTTTGACTGGACTATCCCGCCTGAGTGGAGCGTAAAAGACGCTTATATCATCACGCCACAAAATGAAAAAATTTGTGATTTTAAAAAACATAATCTTCATCTTTTAAATTACTCCACCCCCATAAATACAGAACTAGATTTTGAAGAGCTTGATAAACATCTTTATTCCTTAAAAGAGCTTCCAGATGCTATCCCTTATGTAACGAGTTATTATAAAAGGCGTTGGGGCTTTTGCCTATCTCATCATCAAAGATTAAAGCTTAGCAAGGGAAAATACCGCGTTTTTATAGATTCTAAGCACGATGAAAACGGAGTTTTAAATTATGCGGATATTGTGATACCAAGCACCACAGGCTTAAAAGATGAAATTCTCATCTCCACCTATCTTTGCCACCCATCTATGGCAAATAATGAATTAAGCGGTCCTTGCGTAGCTATCTTTTTAGCAAAATGGCTTCACACGCTAAACACTCGCAAATACAATTACCGCTTTGTTTTCGTGCCTGAAACCATAGGAAGTATAGCTTATTTATCGAAACATTTAAAGCATTTACAAAAGCACACAAAAGCAGGTTTTGTTCTAAGCTGTGTGGGCGATGAAAAAAATTATTCACTAATTCACAGCCCAAAAGCTAATACTTTAAGCGATAAAGTCGCCTTTCATACCCTTAAAAACAAGAAAAATTTTAAAGAATTTAGCTTTTTATATCGCGGCAGTGATGAGAGGCAGTATTGTAGTGCTTTAGTAAATTTACCTGTGGTTTGCGTGTGTAGGACGCGTTTTGGGGACTTTAAGGAGTATCATACGAGCTTAGATGATTTAAACTTTATCACGCCTAAAGGTTTGGGTGGGGCTTTAAGGGCTATGCAGGAGATGATTTTAAATTTAGAAAATAACGCTACTTACAAAAGCACCATTTTTTGTGAGCCAAATTTGGGTAAAAGAGGGCTTTATCCAACACTTAATCTACGCAATCAGCCTCCACAAATTTCCACCTTTTTAGCCCTTTGTGATGGTGAAAATGATGTTTTAGACATTGCACAGATGATGGATTTGCAAGGCTATGAGCTAGAAAATATCATTAAGGATTTACTAAAATACAATTTAATCAAAAGGATAAAGCCGTGAATTTTTTACAAGCTAAAGATAAAATTTATAGCAAAAAAGATTTTTACGAAGCACTAAAGAGTGTAGGGATAGGGCGTGGGGACTGCATTTGTGTGCATACAGAGCTTTTTAATTTAGGCATAGCTTTGGTGGGGCGTGAGGAATTTTTGGGCATTTTACTGGAAGTTTTTAAAGAACTTTTAGGAGAAAATGGCACACTCATTATGCCAACTTTCACTTATGATTTTTGCAACGGCAGAGATTTTGATAAAAAAAATCACAAAAGCACTATGGGCGTTTTGACAGAGTTTTTTAGATTGCAAGAGGGTGTTTTACGCAGTGATGACCCTATTTATTCTTTTGCGATTTGGGGAAAGGATAAGGGGGATTTTTTAAGCCCAACGCCTACTTGCTTTAGCGAAAACTGCGTTTATGACATCTTGGCTAAAAAAGACGGCAAAATCGTGCTTTTAGGCACGGATATTGTGGGCTATACCTTTACGCATTTTATTGAAGAAAGGGCAAGGGTGAGTTACCGCTATTATAAAGAATTTAGCGGGAAAATCATCGATGAAAGGGGCTTAGTGCGTGAGAAAAGCATACAATTTTATGTAAGAGCTTTGAGGCAAGAAAAAAGTATTTTTTCTGTGCCAAAACAAGTTGATATTTTAAAAGCAAATCATAATTTTAGGCGTGAAAGCTTTGCAAATGCTTGTATAGTCAGCATAAAAGCAAAAGCCTATTTGAAGGATACTTTAAGCATTTTAGCTCAAGATGAAAAAGCCCTTTTGTAACGCTTTAAGCATCTTCTATCTTTGAAATTTCTAGGTGCATTTTAGCGTTTTTTTGCGAAAAATGATAAAGCAAATCATCACTTGGATAGCTTATGCTTTTGTTTTTACAAGGGGGTTTTGGGTGGGAGAAAATTTGGGTGAGCATTGGGGGAAGTTCTTTATTGATGAGAGATTTTATAGACATATCTAAGCCGTGTTCTAAACTTTTAATAAATTTGCCATCGATTTGACTTTCCTTTTTTATTAAATTTAATTTTGCCTTAAAACCTAGCTTTTCATAAAGGGCGTAAAGCTCTTGTTTTTCATCAGGCGGAGCGATGTCCTTATCCTGTATGGAGTGATAACTTACATAAATGGGTTGGGGATAATTAGCCTGAATAGCAAGATGTTCCGGCTCTAGGATATAGCGAATTTTTCTTCTTGCAGGGGAGAAAAAATT from Campylobacter upsaliensis includes:
- a CDS encoding AAC(3) family N-acetyltransferase, which produces MNFLQAKDKIYSKKDFYEALKSVGIGRGDCICVHTELFNLGIALVGREEFLGILLEVFKELLGENGTLIMPTFTYDFCNGRDFDKKNHKSTMGVLTEFFRLQEGVLRSDDPIYSFAIWGKDKGDFLSPTPTCFSENCVYDILAKKDGKIVLLGTDIVGYTFTHFIEERARVSYRYYKEFSGKIIDERGLVREKSIQFYVRALRQEKSIFSVPKQVDILKANHNFRRESFANACIVSIKAKAYLKDTLSILAQDEKALL
- the hslV gene encoding ATP-dependent protease subunit HslV yields the protein MFHATTILAYKGKNKSVIGGDGQVSLGNTVMKGNAVKIRKLNNGKVLAGFAGSTADAFNLFDMFENLLQSSKGDLLKAAIDFSKEWRKDKYLRKLEAMMLVLDRKHIFLLSGTGDVLEPEDNQIAAIGSGGNYALSAARALKKHAQNLDEEELVKSSLQIAGEICVYTNTNIKTYVIEDEK
- the pseB gene encoding UDP-N-acetylglucosamine 4,6-dehydratase (inverting) is translated as MFNDKVILITGGTGSFGKTYTKVLLQNYKPKKIIIYSRDELKQFEMASVFNAPCMRYFIGDVRDKERLKKATKDVDFIIHAAAMKHVPIAEYNPMECIKTNIHGAQNVIDACFENGVKKCIALSTDKACNPVNLYGATKLASDKLFVAANNMAGENHTRFSVTRYGNVVGSRGSVVPFFKKLINEGASELPITDVRMTRFWISLENGVKFVLENFKAMHGGEIFIPKIPSMKITDLAHALAPKLKHKIIGIRAGEKLHEIMISSDDSHLTYEFENYYAISPSIKFIDTHTDFSVNALGEKGQKVPNGFSYSSDNNPLWASEKELLDIINEGF
- the pseC gene encoding UDP-4-amino-4,6-dideoxy-N-acetyl-beta-L-altrosamine transaminase gives rise to the protein MLSYSHQNITQDDIEVVVRALKEDFLTCGAKVEEFEKALAKYVGVKAACVVNSATSALHLAYLALNVKGKIVLTTPLTFIATSNAALMAGAKVEFIDIGTDGNIDAKKLRARLEKGSENIAAVAVVDFAGQSVEIDEISALCEEFKLPLLDDASHALGAEFRGKKVGSFASLSVFSFHPVKPITTFEGGAVVSDDEELIEHIKRLRSHSIIKKRLWDSDSFELGFNYRLSDVACALGINQLKKLDVNLAKREQIAAFYDKEFEKNPYFSTLKIPAYKKSSRHLYPILLYPEFWCQKEEIFKALLKREIGVQVHYKPTYEFSFYKKELPNLRLENADNFYKAELSIPCHQEMSLEQAKFVKESLFEVLENGGYCG
- the rplI gene encoding 50S ribosomal protein L9, translating into MKVLLIKDVKSLGKAGEVKEVKDGYGQNFLIAKGFAKAATNEVLRKYESDKKKEAENLRFELANLEKLKNELSKITLEISKPVGANGSLFGGVTKEDIALALKEQKNIELDKKSLECEMIKTLGIHNISVKLGHAIHAEFKIEVKAE
- a CDS encoding DUF4910 domain-containing protein; the encoded protein is MGDIVDSLDFRSASFSKTSKALYALATRLFPIWRSITGEGFRASLEILKKEFENTGGGGGVSPFQIHALASGSKVFDWTIPPEWSVKDAYIITPQNEKICDFKKHNLHLLNYSTPINTELDFEELDKHLYSLKELPDAIPYVTSYYKRRWGFCLSHHQRLKLSKGKYRVFIDSKHDENGVLNYADIVIPSTTGLKDEILISTYLCHPSMANNELSGPCVAIFLAKWLHTLNTRKYNYRFVFVPETIGSIAYLSKHLKHLQKHTKAGFVLSCVGDEKNYSLIHSPKANTLSDKVAFHTLKNKKNFKEFSFLYRGSDERQYCSALVNLPVVCVCRTRFGDFKEYHTSLDDLNFITPKGLGGALRAMQEMILNLENNATYKSTIFCEPNLGKRGLYPTLNLRNQPPQISTFLALCDGENDVLDIAQMMDLQGYELENIIKDLLKYNLIKRIKP
- the hslU gene encoding ATP-dependent protease ATPase subunit HslU produces the protein MNLTPKEIVKFLDDYVIGQKKAKKIIAIALRNRYRRMRLSPELQDDIMPKNILMIGSTGVGKTEIARRLAKMMGFPFIKIEASKYTEVGFVGRDVESMVRDLANAALNLVKNEQREKNQDKIEAYIEDKILEKLLPPLPKGVSEEKQEEYQNSLEKMRTKLKNGDLDESVIELEISQNMFDTNPNLPPEMSAMQDMVKVIGVGSKKVKKEMKIKDARNTLKSEASDKILDTENIKSEALRRVENEGIIFIDEIDKIAVSSGNSNRQDPSKEGVQRDLLPIVEGSSVQTKLGIVKTDHILFIAAGAFHLSKPSDLIPELQGRFPLRVELDSLDDEALYAILTRPKNSLLKQYVELLKTEDLSLEFDDEAIREIAKIASRANEEMQDIGARRLHTVIEKLLEDLSFEADEYAGKSFIVDKKMVEEKLSSIVENKDLARYIL
- the era gene encoding GTPase Era; this translates as MKSGFISLIGRTNAGKSTLINSLLEEKIALVSHKQNATRRKIKAIVMQGDNQLIFIDTPGLHESKTSFNQLLIQSALKAMKDCDVIVFVASIFDEISDYEKFLALKPQIPHIVVLNKVDLAKNEEVLQKLSEYAKFSGDFQAILPYSCKQKSYKKALLDEIVKLLPSHTHFYDSEFLTPSSEKELFRDFILESLYENLSDELPYCSEILMQNVKEKPHLLIIHAQIITDTNSHKAMIIGKEGATLRRIGQKARIKIENLTQKKVLLKLFVVVKKAWQKDENFLKKMLEYEE